Proteins encoded in a region of the Pseudomonas shahriarae genome:
- a CDS encoding HDOD domain-containing protein codes for MNKLAEKVQQALVMAIDNDDLVLPTLPEVALKIRQAAEDPEVSISHLSKVISRDTALTARLIKVVNSPLLRATQEVTDLHTAITRLGTNYSSNLSIGLVMEQIFHARSEVVEQKMRDVWRRSLEVAGVCYALCRNHSQLKPDQAALGGLVHQIGVLPILTYAEDHYELLSDPVSLNHVIDSIHPLLGDKLLRGWDFPEMLVNVPAHYQDLERDSASLDYVDLVQVAVLYCHKNTDHPLANAALSSLPAFRKLRIDPLNEAVRTELDEARSMFY; via the coding sequence ATGAATAAACTGGCGGAAAAAGTCCAACAGGCGTTGGTGATGGCCATCGATAACGATGACCTGGTTCTGCCCACGTTACCGGAAGTGGCCCTGAAAATTCGTCAGGCCGCCGAAGACCCCGAAGTCAGCATCAGTCATTTGAGCAAAGTCATCAGCCGCGATACCGCCCTGACGGCGCGGCTGATCAAGGTCGTCAACAGCCCACTGTTGCGCGCCACCCAGGAGGTCACCGACCTGCACACCGCCATCACGCGCCTGGGCACCAACTACAGCAGCAACCTGTCGATTGGTCTGGTGATGGAGCAAATCTTCCATGCCCGCTCAGAAGTCGTCGAACAGAAGATGCGTGACGTATGGCGCCGCAGCCTGGAAGTCGCAGGCGTCTGCTACGCCCTGTGCCGCAACCACAGCCAACTCAAGCCGGACCAGGCAGCACTTGGCGGGCTGGTGCACCAGATCGGTGTGCTGCCGATCCTGACCTACGCCGAAGATCACTATGAACTGCTCTCCGACCCGGTCAGCCTCAACCATGTGATTGACAGCATCCACCCGCTGCTGGGGGACAAGCTGCTGAGGGGCTGGGACTTCCCGGAAATGCTGGTAAATGTGCCCGCACACTACCAGGACCTCGAGCGCGATTCGGCCAGCCTGGACTACGTCGACCTGGTGCAAGTGGCGGTGCTGTACTGCCACAAGAATACCGATCACCCGCTGGCCAACGCTGCGCTGTCGAGCTTGCCGGCATTCAGGAAGCTGCGCATCGACCCGCTCAACGAAGCGGTGCGCACCGAGCTGGACGAAGCGCGCTCGATGTTCTATTGA